The candidate division KSB1 bacterium genome segment CCACTTCCCTCCGTTTTGGTTCAAACTTGCTATAATCTTATTTTTTTTAAAGGCGTATAAATCGCCCCTTTGGGATGTATTTGACTTTTCATAAAAATAATTTCTGCTACTTTGACTTCGTCTCCATCAAATTTGACAGTTTTAAATCTTTCGATAAATTGATCGCTAACTTGCGATTTAACTCTACCAATCGTCAAATGAGGATTGAAGCTCTTTTTTTCTTTAGGAAAACCAAGTTGATTCAGTTGTTGTTCAATTTTGCTATGAATGTTATTTAATTCATTCCCCGGATTATTGATGTCCACCCACAAAACCCGCGGGCGTCTGAAGTTTGGAAAAACGCCGAGTTCTTTGACAAAGAAATTGAACGGTTGAAATTCTTTTGCAGCAGTTGTTAGTGATTCTCCGAT includes the following:
- the thpR gene encoding RNA 2',3'-cyclic phosphodiesterase, translating into MSKIRSFIAIEISESVREKIADLQEELKKHQERISWTKPDNIHLTLKFLGDIEESKTKSIGESLTTAAKEFQPFNFFVKELGVFPNFRRPRVLWVDINNPGNELNNIHSKIEQQLNQLGFPKEKKSFNPHLTIGRVKSQVSDQFIERFKTVKFDGDEVKVAEIIFMKSQIHPKGAIYTPLKKIRL